Proteins from a genomic interval of Lysobacter arenosi:
- a CDS encoding MlaC/ttg2D family ABC transporter substrate-binding protein, with the protein MTQSNRILSLVIAGALAVAAPAAVLAQAAPAAAPAAGSTAPAGSPSALVLSNSTRILATLESRRAEFSKDRGALRQFIASEFDNIFDRDYSARLVLGVHGRGASDADVKVFADALADSLMQRYGSSLLDLNTKLKVRVKSETPIRGGAIVKVSSEYLRQGNEAVPVDYLMRKVGTQWKVFDVMVEGVSFVQTFRNQFDTPLKQKSIPQVAADIKAGRLQAAASSN; encoded by the coding sequence ATGACCCAGTCCAACCGCATTCTCTCCCTCGTGATTGCCGGTGCCCTGGCCGTGGCAGCGCCCGCCGCGGTGCTGGCGCAGGCCGCGCCCGCCGCCGCGCCCGCCGCCGGCAGCACCGCTCCGGCCGGTTCGCCGAGCGCACTGGTGCTCAGCAACAGCACCCGCATCCTGGCCACGCTGGAAAGCCGCCGCGCTGAATTCAGCAAGGATCGCGGCGCGCTGCGCCAGTTCATCGCCAGCGAATTCGACAATATCTTCGACCGCGACTACTCCGCCCGCCTGGTGCTGGGCGTGCACGGCCGCGGCGCCTCCGACGCCGACGTGAAGGTGTTCGCCGATGCGCTCGCCGACAGCCTGATGCAGCGCTACGGCTCGTCCCTGCTCGACCTCAACACCAAACTCAAGGTGCGTGTGAAGTCGGAGACGCCGATCCGCGGCGGCGCCATCGTCAAGGTATCGAGCGAGTACCTGCGCCAGGGCAACGAGGCCGTGCCGGTCGACTACCTGATGCGCAAGGTCGGCACGCAGTGGAAGGTGTTCGACGTGATGGTCGAGGGCGTCAGCTTCGTGCAGACGTTCCGCAACCAGTTCGATACCCCGCTCAAGCAGAAGTCGATCCCGCAGGTGGCCGCCGACATCAAGGCGGGCAGGCTGCAGGCGGCCGCCAGCAGCAACTGA